One segment of Nostoc piscinale CENA21 DNA contains the following:
- a CDS encoding class II glutamine amidotransferase: MCQLLGMNCNVPTDICFSFEGFSARGGKTDDHSDGWGIAFFEGKGCRLLLDDKPSVTSPIADLVRRYPIHSTHVIAHIRKATQGEVALRNCHPFQRELWGRYWVFAHNGNLPDYHPRNMGFYEPVGDTDSEKAFCIMLETLREAFPNGKPPLEKLNVVLRQITAEIAQVGVFNYLLSDGEHFFAHCSTKLSYIVRQAPFAAAHLIDQDMTVDFRELTSPRDRVAVIATTPLTDNEVWTTIQPGELLVFQDGLPQK; this comes from the coding sequence ATGTGCCAGCTGCTAGGGATGAACTGCAATGTACCCACAGATATTTGCTTTTCCTTTGAAGGTTTTTCTGCACGAGGAGGCAAAACAGACGATCATAGCGATGGTTGGGGGATTGCATTTTTTGAAGGCAAAGGATGTCGCTTATTGTTAGATGATAAACCTTCTGTGACATCTCCCATAGCAGATTTAGTCAGGCGCTATCCTATCCACTCTACTCATGTAATTGCCCATATCCGTAAAGCAACTCAGGGAGAAGTAGCTTTAAGAAACTGTCATCCCTTCCAACGAGAATTGTGGGGTAGGTATTGGGTATTTGCCCATAACGGCAATCTGCCAGATTATCATCCTCGGAATATGGGTTTTTACGAACCGGTGGGTGATACCGACAGTGAAAAAGCCTTCTGTATTATGTTAGAAACTCTCCGAGAGGCTTTTCCTAATGGTAAACCGCCTTTAGAAAAACTTAATGTTGTTCTGCGTCAAATTACGGCGGAAATCGCCCAAGTCGGTGTTTTTAACTATTTGTTGTCGGATGGAGAACATTTTTTTGCCCATTGTTCGACAAAACTCTCCTACATCGTCCGTCAAGCCCCCTTCGCCGCAGCCCACTTGATTGATCAAGATATGACGGTAGATTTTCGGGAGTTGACTTCCCCACGCGATCGCGTCGCTGTTATCGCTACTACTCCCCTCACCGATAACGAAGTCTGGACAACCATCCAACCAGGAGAATTACTCGTCTTTCAAGACGGTTTACCCCAAAAATAA
- a CDS encoding beta strand repeat-containing protein codes for MAINGTNGDDNLIGTADGEIIRGFAGNDNLSSNGGNDILEGGAGDDHLSSFATSGNSILDGGLGDDVLDADQSSGNNILNGGAGDDYLSVVGSSGTNTLNGGGGEDILNADQSTGNNLLNGGGNDDFLSAIASEGNNVLDGGGGNDTLNINQSDGDNTLEGGAGNDELSAVGAFGNNTLNGGNGDDTLNADDSTGNNILNGDGGADYITAVASSGNNILNGGAGTDTLDVTDSTGDNQLNGNGGDDILTAYRSSGDNTLNGGAGDDTLDVDQSSGANTLDGGIGDDSLFAIGSSGDNTLSGGDGEDILNADQSTGNNLLDGGADDDDLSAVGSEGNNTLDAGGGDDTLNINQSDGDNLLEGRSGNDELSAVGAFGNNILNGGAGDDTLNADDSTGNNILNGDGGADYITAVASSGNNILNGGAGTDTLDVTDSTGDNQLNGNGGDDILTAYRSSGDNTLNGGAGDDTLDVDQSSGANTLDGGIGDDSLFAIGSSGNNALSGGDGEDILSADQSSGDNYLFGGADDDDLSAVGSGGNNLLDGEDGNDTLVIDQSTGNNTLEGGAGNDELSAVGAFGNNILNGGEGDDTLNADNSTGNNILNGDAGADYITAVASSGRNFLNGGESDDILDVTDSTGDNVLNGANGNDTLTAYRSSGDNILDGGAGDDTLDVDQSSGDNYLDGSVGDDSLFAIGSSGNNALSGGDGEDILSADQSSGDNYLFGGADDDDLSAVGSEGNNLLDGEDGNDTLVIDQSTGNNTLEGGAGNDELSAVGAFGNNILNGGEGDDTLNADNSTGNNTLNGGAGNDELSALGASGHNTLKGDGGDDAIYVSTALQQSATLVVQTVDGGADYDYLFVDYSNATVGITSTYNSSSNIGRITAGTNQVNYRNIESLELIGTAYNDNIIGTKGNDILSGGSGGDDIINGGTGDDYISAIGSSGNNTLNGGEGNDRLTVDESTGDNLLNGGSGNDTLSAYRSEGDNTLIGNVGDDTLDADDSIGNNTLNGGSGDDYLSAIGSAGNNTLNAGNGRNTLDVSQSSGNNTLIADNADDVLLADASVGNNTLNAGGGNDRLSVEYSEGNNLLDGDAGDDQLSAVGSFGNNTLDGGHGNDILTVDYSRGNNLLIGDDGNDTLSAYRSEGDNTLIGNTGSDILNVDESTGNNTLNGGSGDDYLSAIGSAGNNILNGGAGRNALDVSQSSGNNTLIGDDGNDTLSAYLSEGDNTLIGNAGNDTLDADQSTGNNTLDGGSGDDYLSAIGSSGNNTLNGGAGRNTLDVSQSSGTNALNADNADDVLLADASVGNNTLIARGGNDRLSVEYSQGNNLLDGGIGNDELSAVGSFGNNTLYGGNGNDILTVDYSRGNNLLYGDSGNDTLSAVEATGNNTLDGGIGNDTLIGGNGNDVLIGGAGNDLITGGSGADTFVFNRFNEGTDTITDFSITDDIIRISAAGFGGGLLAGALSISQFTLGTSATTTDQRFIYNNNTGALYFDQDGNAGGFRQVQLAQLSGAPALNVSNFVIV; via the coding sequence ATGGCAATTAATGGCACTAATGGCGATGATAATCTCATCGGCACAGCTGATGGTGAGATTATTAGAGGCTTTGCCGGGAATGATAATTTATCAAGTAATGGGGGCAACGATATTCTAGAGGGTGGCGCTGGAGATGATCATCTTTCCAGTTTTGCAACCTCTGGTAATAGCATCCTTGATGGTGGATTAGGCGACGATGTATTAGATGCAGATCAATCAAGCGGTAATAACATCCTTAATGGTGGTGCTGGTGATGATTATCTGTCTGTTGTAGGTTCTTCTGGAACTAACACCCTCAACGGTGGTGGTGGGGAAGATATCTTAAATGCGGATCAGTCAACAGGCAATAACCTGCTGAATGGTGGTGGTAATGATGATTTTCTGTCGGCGATCGCTTCTGAAGGTAATAACGTCCTCGATGGTGGAGGCGGTAACGACACTCTAAATATCAATCAGTCCGATGGCGATAACACCCTTGAAGGTGGTGCTGGTAATGATGAACTGTCGGCTGTCGGTGCTTTTGGTAATAACACACTCAATGGTGGCAATGGCGACGATACATTAAATGCAGACGATTCCACAGGCAATAACATCCTCAATGGTGACGGGGGTGCTGATTATATTACGGCTGTGGCTTCATCAGGTAATAACATCCTCAACGGTGGTGCAGGTACTGATACCTTAGATGTTACCGATTCCACAGGGGATAATCAGCTGAATGGGAATGGCGGAGACGACATCTTAACAGCTTATCGTTCATCTGGTGATAACACCCTCAACGGTGGTGCAGGCGACGATACCTTAGATGTGGATCAGTCCAGTGGCGCTAACACCCTGGATGGTGGTATCGGTGATGATTCTTTGTTTGCGATCGGTTCTTCTGGGGACAATACCCTCTCTGGTGGTGATGGAGAAGATATCTTAAACGCAGATCAATCAACAGGCAATAACTTACTTGATGGTGGCGCTGATGATGATGATCTGTCTGCCGTTGGTTCTGAAGGTAATAATACCCTCGATGCTGGAGGTGGTGACGACACCTTAAATATCAATCAGTCCGATGGTGACAACCTACTTGAAGGTCGTAGCGGTAATGATGAACTGTCGGCTGTCGGTGCGTTTGGTAATAACATCCTCAATGGTGGCGCAGGCGACGATACATTAAATGCAGACGATTCCACAGGCAATAACATCCTCAATGGTGATGGAGGTGCTGATTACATTACGGCTGTGGCTTCATCAGGTAATAACATCCTCAACGGTGGTGCAGGTACTGATACCTTAGATGTTACCGATTCCACAGGGGATAATCAGCTGAATGGGAATGGCGGAGACGACATCTTAACAGCTTATCGTTCATCTGGTGATAACACTCTCAACGGTGGTGCAGGCGACGATACCTTAGATGTGGATCAGTCCAGTGGCGCTAACACCCTGGATGGTGGTATCGGTGATGATTCTTTGTTTGCGATCGGTTCTTCTGGGAACAACGCCCTCTCTGGTGGCGATGGAGAAGATATCTTAAGCGCAGATCAATCCAGTGGTGATAATTACCTCTTCGGTGGTGCTGATGATGATGATCTGTCTGCCGTTGGTTCCGGAGGCAATAACCTCCTGGATGGTGAAGATGGTAACGACACCTTAGTTATTGATCAGTCTACAGGCAATAACACCCTTGAAGGTGGTGCTGGTAATGATGAATTGTCGGCTGTCGGTGCGTTTGGCAATAACATCCTCAATGGTGGCGAAGGCGACGACACATTAAATGCTGACAATTCCACAGGCAATAACATCCTCAATGGTGACGCAGGCGCTGACTATATTACTGCTGTGGCTTCATCTGGTAGGAACTTCCTCAATGGTGGCGAAAGTGATGACATTTTAGATGTGACCGATTCCACAGGTGATAATGTCCTCAATGGCGCGAACGGTAACGATACTCTGACGGCTTATCGTTCATCTGGTGATAACATCCTCGATGGTGGTGCAGGCGACGATACCTTAGATGTGGATCAGTCCAGTGGCGACAACTATCTTGATGGTAGTGTTGGTGATGATTCTTTGTTTGCGATCGGTTCTTCTGGGAACAACGCCCTCTCTGGTGGTGATGGAGAAGATATCTTAAGCGCAGATCAATCCAGTGGTGATAATTACCTCTTCGGTGGTGCTGATGATGATGATCTGTCTGCCGTTGGTTCTGAAGGCAATAACCTCCTGGATGGTGAAGATGGTAACGACACCTTAGTTATTGATCAGTCTACAGGCAATAACACCCTTGAAGGTGGTGCTGGTAATGATGAACTGTCGGCTGTTGGTGCGTTTGGCAATAACATCCTCAATGGTGGCGAAGGCGACGACACATTAAATGCTGACAATTCCACAGGCAATAACACCCTCAACGGCGGTGCGGGAAATGACGAATTGTCTGCCCTTGGTGCATCCGGTCATAACACCCTCAAGGGCGACGGAGGTGATGACGCTATCTATGTCAGTACTGCCTTGCAACAGTCAGCCACCTTGGTAGTACAAACAGTTGATGGTGGCGCAGACTACGATTACCTTTTTGTTGATTACAGCAACGCTACAGTCGGCATTACCTCCACATACAACTCTTCAAGCAATATCGGTAGAATCACCGCAGGCACAAATCAAGTTAACTACAGAAACATCGAAAGTCTAGAGCTGATTGGTACAGCCTACAATGACAACATAATAGGAACCAAAGGCAACGATATACTTTCTGGTGGCAGTGGTGGCGATGATATTATCAACGGCGGCACTGGTGATGATTATATTTCGGCGATTGGTTCTTCTGGTAATAACACCCTCAATGGTGGCGAAGGTAACGATAGGTTAACGGTTGATGAATCTACCGGGGATAACCTGCTGAATGGTGGTAGCGGTAACGATACCCTGTCTGCTTATCGTTCTGAGGGTGATAACACTCTCATTGGTAATGTGGGTGACGACACATTAGATGCGGATGATTCCATTGGTAATAACACCCTTAATGGTGGTAGCGGTGATGATTATCTTTCGGCGATTGGTTCAGCTGGTAATAACACCCTCAACGCTGGTAATGGGCGCAATACCTTAGATGTGAGTCAGTCTAGTGGTAATAACACCCTGATTGCTGATAATGCTGATGATGTGTTGTTGGCAGATGCGTCTGTGGGCAATAACACCCTCAACGCTGGTGGTGGTAATGACAGATTAAGTGTGGAATATTCTGAAGGGAATAACCTACTTGATGGTGATGCTGGTGATGATCAATTGTCTGCTGTTGGTTCGTTTGGCAATAACACCCTCGATGGTGGTCATGGTAACGATATATTGACTGTTGACTATTCCAGAGGCAATAACTTACTCATTGGTGACGATGGTAACGATACCCTGTCTGCTTATCGTTCTGAGGGTGATAACACTCTCATTGGGAATACGGGTAGTGACATATTAAATGTCGATGAATCGACAGGTAATAACACCCTCAATGGTGGTAGTGGCGATGATTATCTTTCGGCAATTGGTTCAGCTGGTAATAATATCCTCAATGGTGGCGCTGGGCGCAATGCCTTAGATGTAAGTCAGTCTAGTGGTAATAACACCCTCATTGGTGACGATGGTAACGATACCCTGTCTGCTTATCTTTCTGAGGGTGATAACACTCTCATCGGTAATGCAGGTAACGACACATTAGATGCGGATCAGTCCACCGGTAATAACACCCTCGATGGTGGTAGTGGTGATGATTATCTTTCGGCAATTGGTTCATCTGGTAATAACACCCTCAACGGTGGCGCTGGGCGCAATACCTTAGATGTCAGTCAGTCCAGCGGTACTAACGCTCTGAATGCTGATAATGCTGACGATGTGTTGTTGGCAGATGCTTCTGTGGGCAATAACACCCTGATTGCCAGAGGTGGTAATGACAGATTAAGTGTGGAATATTCGCAAGGGAATAACCTACTTGATGGTGGTATTGGTAATGATGAATTGTCTGCCGTCGGTTCGTTTGGTAATAACACCCTCTATGGTGGTAATGGTAACGATATATTGACTGTTGACTATTCCAGAGGCAATAACCTACTCTATGGCGACAGTGGTAATGATACTCTGTCGGCTGTAGAAGCTACTGGCAATAACACCCTCGATGGCGGTATTGGAAACGATACTTTGATTGGTGGTAATGGTAATGATGTTCTCATCGGTGGCGCAGGTAATGACTTGATCACGGGTGGTAGCGGTGCAGATACCTTTGTCTTTAATCGTTTTAACGAAGGTACTGATACGATTACTGACTTCAGTATCACTGATGACATCATTCGGATATCTGCGGCTGGTTTTGGCGGTGGTTTATTAGCTGGGGCGCTGTCAATTAGTCAGTTTACCTTGGGAACTTCTGCAACCACGACTGATCAAAGATTCATCTATAACAATAATACTGGCGCGTTGTACTTTGACCAAGATGGTAATGCTGGTGGATTCAGACAAGTACAACTAGCGCAACTATCTGGTGCGCCGGCGCTGAATGTCAGCAATTTTGTGATTGTTTAA